From Peptoanaerobacter stomatis, one genomic window encodes:
- a CDS encoding sensor histidine kinase — protein METIIVFLDSTRDLDTLKIFLIVSVFIIIIAMLAVFITVCFFSKIAVKPMEESYRKQKRFITDASHEIKTPLAIIDANTDLIEIEYGESEWTKSNKNQVQRLTNLTNSLVSLSRMDEESNNTIMTDFSLSKVIAEESESYAALANTRKKTLNINIEKNISYYGNEQYIRQMIGIFLDNAIKYSNEKGTITLNLKKQGKKKSLSIKNTLDYIEVGNHDILFERFYRADNSRNSESGGYGIGLSLAKSIINIHKGTVIALSRDKNSIEFKIIL, from the coding sequence ATGGAAACGATAATTGTATTTTTAGACAGTACAAGAGATCTTGATACTCTTAAAATATTTTTAATCGTAAGCGTATTTATAATAATAATTGCAATGCTTGCAGTATTCATAACAGTATGTTTTTTCTCAAAAATAGCTGTAAAGCCTATGGAAGAAAGTTATAGAAAACAAAAGAGGTTTATAACAGACGCTTCACATGAGATAAAAACACCTCTTGCAATAATAGATGCAAATACTGATTTAATAGAAATAGAATATGGAGAATCAGAATGGACTAAAAGTAATAAAAATCAAGTGCAAAGATTGACTAATCTTACAAATTCATTAGTATCCCTTTCAAGAATGGATGAAGAAAGTAATAATACAATTATGACAGATTTTTCTCTATCAAAAGTTATAGCTGAAGAATCTGAATCTTATGCAGCTTTGGCAAATACAAGAAAAAAAACTCTAAATATAAATATAGAAAAAAACATTTCATATTATGGAAATGAACAATATATAAGGCAAATGATAGGGATATTTCTTGACAATGCAATAAAATACTCTAATGAAAAAGGAACAATCACCTTAAACTTAAAAAAACAAGGAAAGAAAAAATCCCTTTCCATAAAAAATACATTAGATTATATTGAAGTAGGAAACCATGATATACTATTCGAAAGATTTTACAGAGCAGATAATTCAAGAAATTCTGAAAGCGGTGGATATGGAATAGGACTCTCGCTTGCAAAATCTATTATAAACATTCACAAAGGAACTGTAATTGCCCTATCAAGAGATAAAAACAGTATAGAGTTTAAAATTATATTATAA
- a CDS encoding cell division protein FtsQ/DivIB, whose amino-acid sequence MKKKVTMSFFGILIIFLISVLFYLFSGRYSVNKITILGQTNLTKDKILELAKIDMNKNIYIMNTKNIEKNLTANNYIQSATVRRKFPQEITVSIVERIPVASIPITSGYVIIDENATAISIVQDEKSVKKPIISGISISNIKLKDTIPVKDKDALENILKIIHLISSLDLLDNISYIDLKNYDDISMTTNTGILVRFGNTDDMQYKVKVLNKILINLSTKGKTSGTIDMRFDTDPVYYE is encoded by the coding sequence ATGAAGAAAAAAGTTACTATGTCATTTTTTGGAATTTTAATAATATTTCTTATTTCTGTTTTATTTTATCTTTTTTCAGGCAGGTATTCAGTTAATAAAATAACTATACTTGGACAGACTAATTTGACTAAAGATAAGATATTGGAACTTGCCAAAATAGATATGAATAAGAATATATATATTATGAATACTAAAAATATAGAAAAAAATCTTACTGCAAATAACTATATACAAAGTGCAACAGTAAGAAGAAAATTTCCACAAGAGATAACAGTATCAATAGTTGAGCGTATTCCTGTTGCAAGTATACCGATAACGAGTGGATATGTGATAATAGATGAGAATGCAACTGCAATAAGTATAGTTCAAGATGAAAAGTCTGTAAAAAAACCTATAATAAGCGGTATATCTATAAGTAATATAAAACTTAAGGATACAATACCTGTAAAAGATAAAGATGCACTCGAAAATATACTGAAGATAATACATTTAATATCTTCACTTGACTTACTTGATAATATATCATATATAGATTTAAAAAACTATGATGACATATCTATGACTACAAATACAGGTATACTGGTAAGATTCGGCAATACTGATGATATGCAATATAAGGTTAAGGTTTTGAATAAAATACTTATAAATCTATCAACTAAAGGCAAGACATCCGGTACAATAGATATGAGATTTGATACTGACCCTGTATACTATGAATAA
- the nrdR gene encoding transcriptional regulator NrdR, with protein sequence MNCPYCGSSDLRVIDSRHVEEDNTIKRRRECESCKKRFSTFEMIQEASIIVIKKDGSREFFDKNKILRGIVRSCQKRPVSTKQMEEIVSDVEKHILNSPDKEVSSNQIGELVISRLKKLDVVSYVRFASVYREFKDVNSFFDELNSIVESEKEL encoded by the coding sequence ATGAATTGCCCATATTGTGGAAGCAGTGATCTTAGAGTTATAGATTCAAGGCATGTAGAAGAAGATAATACTATTAAGAGAAGAAGAGAATGTGAATCCTGTAAAAAGAGATTCAGCACATTTGAAATGATACAAGAAGCAAGTATTATTGTAATAAAAAAGGATGGTTCTCGAGAGTTTTTTGACAAAAATAAAATATTAAGGGGTATAGTGCGCTCATGTCAAAAAAGACCTGTCAGCACTAAGCAAATGGAAGAGATAGTAAGTGATGTTGAAAAACATATACTAAATTCCCCTGATAAAGAAGTATCAAGTAATCAAATAGGAGAACTCGTTATATCAAGATTGAAAAAACTTGATGTAGTGAGTTATGTAAGATTTGCATCTGTTTATAGAGAATTTAAAGATGTTAACAGCTTTTTTGATGAACTCAATTCAATAGTAGAGTCAGAAAAGGAATTATAA
- a CDS encoding L-fuculose-phosphate aldolase, protein MLMREERIQLIEFGKKLVESRLTKGTGGNLSIYDRKNGHIAITPSGIDFFEIKLEDIVILDIDENIIEGDKKPSSELEMHLILYRTRQDINAVIHAHTIYSTVLGCLNLDLPATHYLTAVAGTNVRCAKYATYGTKQLAINACEAMEDRKAVILANHGILTGGRDLPNAFSIAEDIEYCSEIYCKARSIGEPVILSNEEMKIIAEKFKKHGQNKANL, encoded by the coding sequence ATGCTAATGAGAGAAGAGAGGATACAGCTCATAGAATTCGGAAAAAAATTGGTTGAGTCAAGACTTACGAAAGGAACCGGAGGTAATTTAAGTATTTATGATCGTAAAAACGGTCATATAGCTATAACACCGTCAGGAATAGATTTTTTTGAGATAAAATTGGAAGATATAGTCATATTGGATATAGATGAAAATATAATAGAAGGGGACAAAAAACCGTCATCAGAATTGGAAATGCACTTGATCTTATATAGAACAAGACAAGATATAAATGCAGTTATACATGCTCACACAATATATTCGACTGTTCTTGGATGTTTGAATTTAGATTTGCCGGCAACTCATTATCTTACGGCTGTAGCCGGTACAAATGTCAGATGTGCAAAATATGCTACTTATGGTACAAAACAGCTTGCAATAAATGCTTGTGAAGCTATGGAAGACAGAAAAGCCGTGATATTGGCAAATCATGGAATATTAACAGGTGGAAGAGATTTACCAAATGCGTTTTCGATAGCAGAGGATATAGAGTATTGCTCAGAAATATACTGTAAAGCAAGGAGCATAGGCGAACCTGTTATATTATCAAATGAAGAAATGAAAATTATAGCTGAAAAATTTAAGAAACATGGTCAAAATAAAGCCAACTTATAA
- a CDS encoding DUF512 domain-containing protein: protein MKDDIMELSKQKFSNIITKITEGSIADELEIEKGDILLSINSQSVEDIIEYQYLIADEYIELEIQTKDGEIVIYEIEKDIDEDLGIEFENPIINSVQTCRNKCMFCFIDQLPKGLRKTLYIKDDDSRLSFLQGNFITMTNMGKKEIDKMIKYHISPVNISVHTTDSELRIKMLSNKNAGDILEKMKKLKKANITMNAQIVLIPNVNDKKNLEKTLYDLEKLHPQLQSIAIVPIGITKYRQRLAKVDIFNTETARDLILQVQEFQHKFLKNLGTRFVFLSDEFYVMSGVKRPSYKEYEGFKQLENGVGLMTKQEYEYNKELKKINTYNRKRNVSIATGESAFEYIKHLSDNMMRKYDSLNVNVYKIENDFFGRTITVAGLITATDMIKQLKGKDLGEELIIPKTMLKSDEDIFLDSITLDEFAQTMNIKVKPSEIDGHSFVKNILGI from the coding sequence ATGAAAGATGATATTATGGAATTAAGTAAGCAAAAATTTTCTAATATAATAACCAAGATAACAGAAGGATCTATTGCAGATGAATTGGAGATAGAAAAAGGAGACATATTACTGTCAATAAATTCTCAAAGTGTGGAGGACATAATAGAGTATCAATATCTTATAGCTGATGAATATATAGAGCTTGAAATCCAGACAAAAGATGGAGAAATAGTAATATATGAGATAGAAAAAGACATTGATGAAGACTTAGGCATAGAATTTGAAAATCCAATAATAAATTCGGTTCAAACTTGCAGGAATAAATGTATGTTCTGTTTTATAGATCAATTACCAAAAGGACTTAGAAAAACTCTTTATATAAAAGATGATGATTCAAGACTTTCTTTTTTGCAAGGTAATTTTATAACCATGACTAATATGGGTAAAAAAGAAATTGATAAAATGATAAAATATCATATATCTCCTGTAAATATATCAGTGCATACAACAGATAGCGAGCTTAGAATAAAAATGCTGTCAAATAAAAATGCAGGTGATATATTGGAAAAGATGAAAAAATTAAAAAAAGCCAATATTACAATGAATGCTCAGATAGTTCTTATTCCAAATGTTAATGACAAAAAAAATCTGGAAAAGACTTTATATGATTTGGAAAAGCTACATCCACAATTACAGAGCATAGCTATTGTGCCTATAGGTATTACAAAATATAGACAAAGACTTGCTAAAGTCGATATATTCAATACTGAGACTGCAAGAGATTTGATATTGCAAGTTCAAGAGTTTCAACACAAATTTTTGAAAAACTTAGGCACAAGATTTGTATTTTTGTCTGATGAATTCTATGTTATGTCAGGCGTTAAAAGACCTTCGTATAAAGAATATGAGGGATTTAAACAGCTTGAAAACGGTGTTGGACTTATGACTAAACAAGAATATGAATATAATAAGGAATTAAAAAAAATAAACACCTACAATAGAAAAAGAAATGTGTCAATTGCGACAGGAGAGTCAGCCTTTGAATATATAAAACACTTATCTGACAATATGATGAGAAAATATGATTCGTTAAATGTTAACGTATATAAGATAGAAAATGATTTTTTTGGCAGAACTATAACAGTTGCAGGACTTATAACAGCCACAGATATGATTAAACAACTTAAGGGTAAAGATTTAGGAGAAGAGTTAATAATTCCAAAAACTATGTTAAAATCTGACGAAGATATATTTTTGGATTCAATAACACTTGATGAATTTGCCCAAACTATGAACATAAAAGTAAAACCGTCTGAAATTGACGGACACAGCTTTGTAAAAAATATACTTGGAATATAA
- the murG gene encoding undecaprenyldiphospho-muramoylpentapeptide beta-N-acetylglucosaminyltransferase yields MKLIVCGGGTGGHIYPAIAIAEYFKNQDSSTEILYIGGKYGIENKVLKNYDYRFETIDIKGFQRKLSIENIKRVFKTTSSMLKMRKILSKEKPDLVIGTGGYVCGPVVYMAALMKIKTAILEQNVFMGMTNKILSKKVDYIFYGFDEALKRYPFDNAIVSGNPVRTLEFNYDKKTARKELNFSSDEKIILSIGGSGGSQSLNDAIKLFVNYAEKNNIRLIHSCGEAYYDELKEEFIDINYDKFELYPYIKNIGKYMQSADIIICSAGASTLSEVSYFGKPIIAVPKAYTAENHQEYNAKMIEDCGAGYCIKEDILNADILANRVQNILFNQDVFEKMSDNSSKLYKGDACKIIYDALI; encoded by the coding sequence ATGAAACTTATAGTTTGTGGTGGCGGCACAGGAGGACATATATATCCTGCTATTGCAATTGCTGAATATTTTAAAAATCAAGATAGTTCTACAGAAATATTATATATTGGCGGGAAATACGGTATAGAAAATAAAGTGCTGAAAAATTATGATTATAGATTTGAAACAATAGATATTAAAGGTTTTCAAAGAAAGCTAAGCATAGAAAATATAAAACGTGTTTTCAAAACTACGTCAAGTATGCTTAAAATGAGAAAAATTTTATCTAAAGAAAAACCTGATTTAGTAATAGGTACAGGAGGATATGTCTGTGGGCCGGTTGTATATATGGCGGCACTTATGAAAATTAAGACGGCTATACTCGAACAAAATGTATTTATGGGTATGACCAATAAAATTTTGTCTAAAAAAGTTGATTATATTTTTTACGGTTTTGATGAAGCGTTGAAGAGATATCCTTTTGATAATGCGATTGTATCAGGTAATCCGGTAAGAACGTTGGAATTTAATTATGATAAGAAAACTGCAAGGAAAGAGCTTAATTTTTCAAGTGATGAAAAAATTATATTGTCTATTGGAGGCTCGGGAGGTTCTCAGAGTTTAAACGATGCTATAAAATTGTTTGTAAACTATGCTGAAAAAAACAATATAAGACTTATACATTCTTGTGGAGAAGCATATTATGATGAGTTGAAAGAAGAATTTATAGATATAAATTATGATAAGTTTGAATTATATCCATATATAAAAAATATAGGGAAATATATGCAGTCAGCCGATATTATCATATGTTCAGCAGGCGCAAGTACATTATCCGAAGTATCATACTTTGGAAAACCTATTATAGCCGTTCCTAAAGCATATACAGCAGAAAATCATCAAGAGTATAACGCAAAGATGATAGAGGATTGCGGAGCGGGATATTGCATAAAAGAAGATATATTAAACGCTGATATTCTGGCAAATAGAGTACAAAATATATTGTTTAATCAAGATGTTTTTGAGAAAATGTCAGATAACAGCAGTAAGTTGTATAAAGGTGATGCTTGCAAAATAATATATGATGCACTTATATAA
- the ftsZ gene encoding cell division protein FtsZ, with protein sequence MFLETAMNNEDIKILIVGVGGGGGNAVNRMIEEQIKGVDYIVANTDYQALQHSLSESRIQLGEKLTKGLGAGAKPEIGKKAAEESYEKIKEELAGAQMIFVAAGMGGGTGTGASPIIAKVAKEIGALTVGIVTMPFKFEGTKKKKMAEDGLEELKKNVDSIIVIPNDKILEISPKGITFEEALKKGNEILKNSVKGITDIIKLNGIINTDFADVKTVMENKSLCHMGFGRAKGDNKALEATKLATVSHLSETSIWHAKDLLVNVTSSESITMDDIYAIGDYVREAIGEDEDFASDNVIVGSVFSDEIGDEVSVVIIATGIDENGQQLNTNRSQGSVKEVHQKEVHQESKVEKSYLQSNTDDLDIDNDLDIEPDNIQSISEITTDRKPTELKIPPFLKSTGRK encoded by the coding sequence ATGTTTCTTGAAACAGCAATGAACAATGAAGATATAAAAATATTGATAGTAGGTGTAGGCGGCGGTGGCGGAAATGCCGTAAACAGAATGATAGAAGAACAGATAAAAGGCGTGGATTATATTGTAGCCAATACAGACTATCAAGCACTCCAACATTCACTTTCTGAAAGCAGGATACAATTAGGCGAAAAGCTTACAAAAGGTCTTGGTGCAGGAGCAAAACCTGAAATAGGTAAAAAAGCGGCTGAAGAAAGTTACGAAAAAATAAAAGAGGAACTCGCCGGAGCGCAAATGATATTTGTTGCTGCAGGTATGGGAGGCGGTACAGGTACAGGTGCATCTCCTATAATAGCAAAAGTTGCAAAAGAAATAGGTGCACTTACAGTAGGTATTGTTACTATGCCGTTCAAGTTCGAAGGAACAAAGAAGAAAAAAATGGCAGAAGACGGACTTGAAGAACTTAAAAAGAATGTTGACTCAATAATAGTGATACCGAATGATAAAATTCTGGAAATATCTCCAAAAGGTATAACATTTGAAGAAGCGTTAAAAAAAGGTAATGAAATTTTAAAAAACAGTGTAAAAGGTATAACAGATATAATAAAATTAAACGGTATAATAAATACTGACTTTGCAGATGTTAAAACTGTTATGGAAAATAAGAGTTTATGTCATATGGGATTCGGTAGAGCCAAGGGCGATAATAAAGCTCTTGAAGCTACTAAACTTGCAACTGTATCTCATCTTTCAGAAACATCTATTTGGCATGCAAAAGATTTACTTGTCAATGTTACATCGTCAGAAAGCATAACGATGGATGATATATATGCAATAGGTGATTATGTAAGAGAAGCTATAGGTGAAGATGAAGATTTTGCATCAGATAATGTAATAGTAGGAAGTGTATTTTCTGATGAAATCGGAGATGAAGTATCAGTTGTAATAATAGCAACAGGGATAGACGAAAACGGACAACAGTTAAATACAAACAGATCACAAGGTTCAGTAAAAGAGGTTCATCAAAAAGAAGTTCATCAGGAGTCAAAGGTGGAAAAAAGTTACCTTCAAAGCAATACAGATGATCTTGATATAGATAATGATTTGGATATAGAGCCTGACAACATACAAAGCATAAGTGAGATAACTACTGATAGAAAACCTACTGAGCTTAAGATTCCGCCATTTTTAAAAAGTACAGGTAGGAAATAG
- a CDS encoding regulatory protein RecX → MYEIVKITKKRNSNYNLYIKDYKEEKIEIHLDILYSYSLYSIREIDEKKFEEMLIENQKKLAKQQALKILSSSSKTRKELIIKLRQKKFTQDAVDYAMSFVDNYEFINEEDMAEKLVSGAYKRKKYSKRKIQNELRQKGIDYEVINELTSDIDDDEEYENAMHFAQKKYKSISAKDNETIKRRLISALSYRGFNYDIIRKVIDKIIYDD, encoded by the coding sequence ATGTATGAGATAGTAAAAATAACCAAAAAAAGAAATTCAAACTATAATTTATATATAAAAGATTATAAAGAAGAAAAAATAGAAATACATCTTGATATATTATATTCGTATTCATTATACTCTATAAGAGAAATAGATGAAAAAAAATTTGAAGAGATGTTGATTGAAAATCAAAAAAAACTTGCTAAACAGCAAGCATTAAAGATATTGTCATCATCAAGCAAGACAAGAAAAGAATTGATAATTAAGTTAAGACAAAAAAAATTTACACAAGATGCTGTAGATTATGCTATGAGTTTTGTAGACAACTATGAATTCATAAACGAAGAAGATATGGCGGAAAAATTAGTAAGCGGAGCATATAAACGTAAAAAATACTCAAAAAGAAAGATACAAAACGAATTGCGGCAAAAAGGTATAGATTATGAAGTTATAAATGAGTTGACATCAGATATAGATGATGATGAAGAATATGAAAACGCAATGCACTTTGCACAAAAGAAATATAAGAGCATATCAGCCAAAGACAATGAAACCATAAAAAGACGGCTTATATCAGCTCTTAGTTATAGAGGCTTTAATTACGATATAATACGAAAAGTTATTGATAAAATAATATATGATGATTAA
- the der gene encoding ribosome biogenesis GTPase Der yields MKKTVAIVGRPNVGKSTLFNRLVGERISIVEDTPGVTRDRIFADVSWLNYSFTLIDTGGIETDTDNLIPEMMRKQAQIAIDMADVIMFVVDGKAGLVPQDFEVADLLRKSKKPVIVIVNKVDNSRLPDDYYDFYQLGFDNMYAISSTQGLGLGDMLDEIVALFPKEELLEVEDNSIKVAIIGKPNAGKSSILNALIGEERTIVSPIAGTTRDAIDEKCNINGIDYTFIDTAGIRKKNKIYDNIEKYSVLRAYSAIEKADVVLVVIDATTMVTEQDTKIAGLAHEAGKCVIVVVNKWDLIQKETNTMRDYTSDVRNSLAYMQYAPVEFISAKTGKRLNNIVELINKVYESGRKRLSTGVLNDVIGDAVMLNQPPSDKGKRLKIYYATQTGVLPPTFVIFINDKELFHFSYQRYLENKIRESFGFDGTVIKIIPREKGDKNK; encoded by the coding sequence ATGAAAAAGACGGTTGCAATAGTAGGCAGACCGAATGTCGGAAAATCTACTCTTTTTAACAGACTTGTCGGAGAAAGAATATCTATTGTGGAAGATACTCCGGGAGTTACAAGAGACAGAATATTTGCTGATGTAAGCTGGCTTAACTACAGCTTTACCCTTATAGATACCGGCGGAATAGAAACGGATACAGATAATCTCATACCGGAAATGATGAGAAAACAGGCACAAATTGCAATAGATATGGCTGATGTAATAATGTTTGTTGTAGATGGAAAAGCCGGTCTGGTTCCACAAGATTTTGAAGTTGCAGATCTTCTTAGAAAATCAAAAAAGCCTGTTATTGTTATAGTTAATAAAGTAGATAATTCAAGATTACCTGATGATTATTATGACTTTTATCAATTAGGTTTTGATAATATGTACGCCATATCATCAACTCAAGGATTAGGTCTTGGAGATATGTTGGATGAGATAGTTGCATTGTTCCCAAAAGAAGAATTGTTGGAAGTAGAAGATAATTCTATAAAAGTTGCAATAATAGGCAAACCTAATGCAGGAAAATCATCAATATTAAATGCACTCATAGGTGAAGAAAGGACAATAGTTTCACCGATAGCAGGTACAACAAGAGATGCAATAGATGAAAAATGTAATATAAACGGAATAGATTATACATTTATAGACACTGCGGGAATAAGAAAGAAAAATAAAATTTACGACAATATTGAAAAATATTCAGTCTTAAGGGCATATAGTGCAATAGAAAAAGCAGATGTTGTATTAGTGGTTATAGATGCGACAACTATGGTAACTGAACAAGATACAAAGATAGCAGGCTTGGCACATGAAGCCGGTAAATGCGTAATAGTAGTTGTAAATAAATGGGATTTGATACAAAAAGAAACTAATACTATGAGAGATTATACGTCAGATGTGCGAAATTCATTGGCATATATGCAATATGCACCTGTAGAATTCATATCGGCTAAGACGGGCAAAAGACTTAACAATATAGTGGAACTTATAAATAAAGTATATGAATCAGGTAGAAAAAGACTATCAACAGGTGTATTAAACGATGTTATAGGAGATGCAGTTATGCTTAATCAACCTCCGTCTGACAAAGGAAAAAGACTTAAAATATATTATGCTACACAGACAGGCGTATTGCCTCCGACATTTGTAATTTTTATAAACGATAAAGAGCTGTTCCATTTTTCATATCAAAGATATTTGGAAAATAAGATAAGAGAGAGTTTCGGTTTTGACGGTACTGTTATAAAGATAATTCCGAGAGAAAAAGGTGACAAAAACAAATAG
- a CDS encoding response regulator transcription factor translates to MRILLVEDEKELSNALTAILKHSNYSVDAVYDGEDALYYLETQNYDAVILDVMIPKIDGIQVLKTIRQSQNHVPVLMLTAKSEIDDRVVGLNAGADDYLTKPFATKELLARLRSVTRRQGELTDSIITVGNISLNRTTFELSSKYGSFRLANKEFQVLEMLMTNNGQLISTEKFMDRIWGYESEAEINVVWVHISYLRKKLTALKANIAIKANRNMGYSLEMIK, encoded by the coding sequence ATGAGAATATTATTGGTGGAAGATGAAAAAGAATTATCAAATGCACTTACAGCAATATTAAAACACAGTAATTACTCAGTAGATGCAGTATATGACGGAGAAGATGCTCTATATTATTTAGAGACACAAAATTATGATGCTGTTATATTAGATGTTATGATTCCAAAAATAGATGGCATACAGGTATTAAAAACTATAAGACAATCACAAAACCATGTACCTGTTTTAATGTTGACTGCAAAATCTGAAATAGACGATAGAGTTGTAGGCTTAAATGCAGGCGCAGACGATTACTTGACAAAACCCTTTGCAACTAAAGAACTTCTTGCACGATTAAGATCCGTTACAAGAAGACAAGGAGAGCTTACAGATTCTATAATAACTGTTGGAAATATCAGCCTTAACAGAACAACTTTTGAACTGTCCTCCAAATACGGAAGTTTTCGTCTTGCAAACAAAGAATTTCAAGTCTTAGAAATGCTTATGACAAATAACGGACAACTCATATCAACAGAAAAATTTATGGATAGAATATGGGGATATGAAAGTGAGGCAGAAATAAATGTTGTTTGGGTACACATATCATATTTGAGAAAAAAACTTACTGCATTAAAGGCAAATATTGCCATAAAAGCAAACAGAAATATGGGGTACTCTTTGGAGATGATAAAATGA
- a CDS encoding FtsW/RodA/SpoVE family cell cycle protein → MQSAIKNDIKKTKREPAKRIDYIMLITVILLVIIGVLMIFSASSVQASYEYNDSTKFLRSQLQFAAIGFVFMYIASKVNYKIYKDYVFIIYIFNIILLILTLSPLGVSVAGAKRWLNVGFKFQTSEFSKFACIVTTAYFINLNKYTMHKLKSVIIPIGFLILNCALIYVQPSFSAMSIILMVGLIMIFVGGMSVKFMLISAVPFGVGIITLMMKQQYRMARLMSFLDPFKDTSGRDWQISNSIYAMASGGLFGVGFGKSTQKYFYISQPQNDFIFAVIAEEFGFLMSVLLIFIYVFLIFRIFRLFVDTKDTFGKMLVCGIGLQLGLQTIMNIGVATSTLPNTGIGLPFISYGGTSIIMFLSMTGVLLNISRYRVSKRKKEVVK, encoded by the coding sequence ATGCAAAGTGCTATAAAAAATGATATAAAAAAAACTAAAAGAGAACCTGCAAAAAGAATAGATTATATAATGCTTATTACTGTGATTTTACTTGTAATAATAGGCGTGCTTATGATTTTTTCGGCAAGTTCTGTACAAGCGAGCTATGAATATAACGATTCTACAAAGTTTTTGCGTTCGCAGTTGCAATTTGCTGCAATAGGTTTTGTTTTTATGTATATTGCAAGCAAAGTGAATTATAAAATATATAAAGACTATGTATTTATAATATATATCTTTAATATTATTTTGTTGATACTGACTTTATCCCCACTTGGCGTGAGTGTAGCCGGAGCAAAAAGATGGCTTAATGTGGGCTTCAAATTTCAAACTTCCGAATTTTCAAAATTTGCTTGTATAGTTACGACAGCATATTTTATAAATCTTAATAAATATACAATGCACAAATTAAAAAGTGTGATAATACCGATTGGCTTTTTGATTTTAAACTGTGCCCTTATTTATGTACAACCGTCTTTTTCTGCCATGTCAATAATATTAATGGTAGGGCTTATAATGATATTTGTAGGCGGGATGAGTGTAAAGTTTATGTTGATATCTGCAGTACCGTTTGGTGTTGGCATCATAACTTTAATGATGAAACAGCAATATCGTATGGCGAGATTAATGTCATTCCTTGATCCGTTTAAGGATACTTCCGGTAGAGATTGGCAAATTTCAAATTCAATATATGCTATGGCATCAGGAGGGTTATTTGGTGTTGGTTTTGGTAAGAGTACACAAAAATATTTTTATATATCTCAACCGCAAAATGACTTTATATTTGCTGTTATAGCAGAAGAGTTCGGTTTTTTAATGAGTGTTTTGCTTATATTTATATATGTATTTTTGATTTTCAGAATTTTCAGATTATTCGTAGATACTAAAGATACATTCGGTAAGATGCTTGTATGCGGAATAGGTCTGCAACTTGGACTTCAAACTATTATGAATATAGGAGTAGCAACAAGTACTTTACCAAATACAGGTATAGGATTACCTTTTATAAGCTATGGAGGTACATCGATAATTATGTTTCTTTCTATGACAGGAGTTCTTTTAAATATTTCAAGATATAGAGTCTCAAAAAGAAAAAAAGAGGTTGTTAAATGA